The genomic stretch GCTGCGGACGATCCAGTCTTCGGTTGCCTGTGTATTCAAAACTGCTCCGGAACATGAGCCGGGCAAACGCGCGAGCGCGTCGTGCCGGGCGGGCATGTAAAGGGGTAATGCCAACGCGGGGTAATGCCAATGCGGCTGACGAATCGGGACGAGTGACGTCCGCCTGAATCCGGCGACAGAGCGCGTCGTTCGCACAGCCCGTTAGGGCGATCGCGAGCTTTTGCGTGCATCCGACGAGCTGTCGCGTCGCCGCACCGCGAAGCTTTCGCAGCGCGCTCTACGCGGCCGCGGGAGTGAGATTAGCGCGATATACGCTGCAATGCACTATCTGAAAACGTCATGTTTTCAAGGGCTTGCGTGCGATTTTTCGGGGTTGGCGACAGCTCGCGGCAGTTGATTTCGGAAAGACGCAAATGACGGTAGATAGCGACGGCAAAGTCATAGGCCCCTGTGAAAAAAAATCCGGGCATGCGAAGACGTGTCGGTGTGGCGTGCGACGAAAAAACGGCGTAGATCGACGTATGCCTCGACAGGCAGCGAAAGCAAAAACAATCGCCCGCTGCGCAGTATGCGCAACGGGCGATTCAGAGATCAGCGGAGATCAGACGAGGATCAGCGGCTGGCCAGCGCGGGCTTGCTGCCTTCCTTCGAGGAGGAATCAGCGTCTGCGTCGGCCGTTTGAGTCGAGCCGTCCTTCCAGACGACGCTGTCGTTGACGGCGTACAGGCGGCACGGACCGGAGCTCTGTTTCTGGCAGTTGGCGATCGCGACCGACATCGGATCGTCGCCGCCTTCAGCCCACGACCACGCGCCCGAGTCGGACACCGCAAACGCGCGGCTCGGGTACTGATGCAGGAAATTGCGATAACCGGCGCGGCCGGCTTCGTCGACGAACGGCACGGAGTCGACGGCGTCGATCTTGGCGAAATGCGTGGGCGTCGGCTGCGTCGGTTCGGCGACGCGGTACTGGACACCTGTCGGCATGCCGACACGCGCGAGGAACGCTTCGACGGACGGCCACCACACGCGCACGCCGTCGCGATCGCCGACGAGGCGATGCGCGTCGTTCTTGTACGCGCCGAAATCGACCATCTTCGCGTTGACGCCCTTGCCCTCCGTGTTGCGCGTGTAGGCGGTGTACATCTGCGAGACCAGCGTCGACGGCCAGATCGAATCGTTATCGCCGTACAGCCAGAGCGACGGCACGTGCGTGCTCTCGCCATACGTGCGGAACGCGTTCGTCAGATTGCCCTGCCAGTCGGTGCAGGCATCCTGGCGCAAGCCGCCGGAGAAGTTGATCAGGCCGCGCACGCCGGGCGCGGCGTTCGTGCCGTACGCGATGGTCGCGAGGCCGCCGTGCGAGGTGCCCGCTACGACGATATGCTTCGCGTCGACATAGCTTTGCTTCGACATATAGTCGACGGTCGTCGCGACGTCGGCGGCCTGGCTCAGGCCGTTGCGCGTGACGTCGCAGCCGTCTTGCACATACGAGCCGCCCGATTCGGCGAAACCCTGGCGATTCGGCGCGACGACGACATAACCCCGCCGCACGAATTCGCGCGCCAGCGATACGGGGTCGCTGCGCGTCTGCGCGCGCGGATCGCCGTGAATCTTGCCGTGGTTGAATACCACCATCGGGAACGGGCCGGGACCTTCCGGCTTGTAGACGGTCGTTTCGAGCGTGACGTTGCCGTCGGTGTCGACGGGAATGCGGATGATCTGTTCGCTGAGCTTGACGACGGGCAGGTAGCCATCTTCGTCGAGGGCGAGTCGCTGTACCTGGGCGCGACCGAGCGGGCCGGCTTCGGCATCCGCGAGCGGGTCCGCGTGCGCGGCCGTCACGCCACTGGCCAGGAGGGCCGCCGACATCGCACCTACCGACAGAACTTTGCTGAACACCATCCGCTACACCTGCTCTCAAAAGCGCTTGAACCTTCCTGTACGGATTCCGGGGCGGATCCCGCAAGGCTGATTTGGCTACGATCGCACACCAAAACAAGGTCAAAAAAATCTCGCCGATGCGCTGTTCGCGCACGCAGACAGATTAGGACCGCATTGGGATGAACCGAAGCCGGTCGACGCGACCCCACGCGTCGAAGTGAGCGCTTCTCGCGATGCCTCCTGACGCGTGCCCGCTGAACGATCAACGGGCGGTGCGTCGGGACATCCTGCGGGAGCGGTGGTCCGCTACCTCGCTACGGAGCGCTGCAACATCTGTAGGACTCATACTGGCACGACAATTTATATTTGTGCAATTCAGTACAAACCCCTTGCGGCACTATTTGCAGTGTGACAGGCGGATCGACCACGACGGCGCGCGGCTGGCGGGGCAAAGGTGGAAAGAGATTGGATATAAGGGACGTGGCGCCGATCCAACACCTTGTTTTTTCTATAGAAATGACCCTTGTTCGGCTTTTTTGGCGGGTATTCACGACGTTGTTGCAGTGCAATCGGAAAGGCGGCGTCAGCGATCGCTCACATCGCCGTCGACGTAGCGCCAGCGCGCGTCTTCACCCCGCGTGAAGCGGCTGCATTCGTGCAGCCGATGCGCGCGACCGCCCGCTTTATAGCGCGCGACGAACTCCACTTCGGCGTGCGTATCGTCGAGCGGCGAGAAGCGCTTGATCTGCAGACCTAGCCAGCGCGGTGCGTCGGGCGCGCTGATATCGATGTCCAGATCGGCGGGGCAAGTTTGCGGCGCCCACGTGTCGCGCAAATAATGGGATTCGCCGAGCACGTACGCGCTATAGCGCGAGCGCATCAGTTCGAGCGCGTTCGGCGCCGCTGCGCCTCCGTCGATATACCGTCCGCAGCAGTCCGAGAAACGCGGCGGTTTGTCGGTGTTACGCCGGTTCGGCGCAGCACCGCCGCAGGGGCATTCGACAGGACGTTGTTTCGCTGATGCAGTCATGAAAGATCGAAGAAAGGTTTAGCTCAGTCCACGGGCGATCAGAATCTTCTGGATATCGCTGGTGCCTTCATAGATCTGGCACACGCGAACGTCGCGATAAATACGTTCGACGGGAAAGTCGCTCAAATAGCCGTAGCCGCCGTGAATCTGCAGCGCAGCCGAACAGATGCGCTCCGCCGCTTCGGAGGCGAACAGTTTCGCCATCGCCGCTTCCGTCAGACAAGGCTGGCCCGCGTCCTTTAGCGAGGCGGCGTGCCAGATGAGCTGACGCGCCGCTTCG from Paraburkholderia phymatum STM815 encodes the following:
- a CDS encoding dienelactone hydrolase family protein: MVFSKVLSVGAMSAALLASGVTAAHADPLADAEAGPLGRAQVQRLALDEDGYLPVVKLSEQIIRIPVDTDGNVTLETTVYKPEGPGPFPMVVFNHGKIHGDPRAQTRSDPVSLAREFVRRGYVVVAPNRQGFAESGGSYVQDGCDVTRNGLSQAADVATTVDYMSKQSYVDAKHIVVAGTSHGGLATIAYGTNAAPGVRGLINFSGGLRQDACTDWQGNLTNAFRTYGESTHVPSLWLYGDNDSIWPSTLVSQMYTAYTRNTEGKGVNAKMVDFGAYKNDAHRLVGDRDGVRVWWPSVEAFLARVGMPTGVQYRVAEPTQPTPTHFAKIDAVDSVPFVDEAGRAGYRNFLHQYPSRAFAVSDSGAWSWAEGGDDPMSVAIANCQKQSSGPCRLYAVNDSVVWKDGSTQTADADADSSSKEGSKPALASR
- a CDS encoding YchJ family protein, with amino-acid sequence MTASAKQRPVECPCGGAAPNRRNTDKPPRFSDCCGRYIDGGAAAPNALELMRSRYSAYVLGESHYLRDTWAPQTCPADLDIDISAPDAPRWLGLQIKRFSPLDDTHAEVEFVARYKAGGRAHRLHECSRFTRGEDARWRYVDGDVSDR